From Pseudorca crassidens isolate mPseCra1 chromosome 7, mPseCra1.hap1, whole genome shotgun sequence, a single genomic window includes:
- the HRCT1 gene encoding histidine-rich carboxyl terminus protein 1, whose amino-acid sequence MLGLLGSTTLVGLIIGAAVALLLLLLLLAACFYCRQEETDVERNHPAARRNRVRWAQPPISSGRGHLGRLHHIRYSGRVPHMPHATLHHHHHLAHHHAHHAHQAQRGRR is encoded by the coding sequence ATGCTGGGCCTCCTGGGGAGCACGACCCTCGTGGGCTTGATCATAGGCGCTGCTGTGgctctgctgttgctgctgctgctgctggccgcCTGCTTTTACTGCAGACAGGAGGAGACTGACGTGGAGAGGAACCACCCTGCTGCAAGGAGAAACCGAGTCCGGTGGGCCCAGCCTCCGATCTCCTCAGGCCGGGGCCACCTGGGACGCTTGCACCATATCCGTTATTCTGGCCGTGTGCCTCACATGCCCCATGCGAccctccatcaccaccatcaccttgcCCACCACCATGCCCACCACGCCCACCAGGCCCAGCGAGGCCGCCGCTGA
- the SPAAR gene encoding small regulatory polypeptide of amino acid response, whose translation METAVIGIVAVLFVVTVAITCILCCLSCDSRTQDSQGGPHPSFTVATFRQEASLSTGPGHHVQPVAGVRDFWTFM comes from the coding sequence ATGGAAACGGCAGTGATTGGAATTGTGGCCGTGCTATTCGTGGTCACCGTGGCCATCACCTGCATCCTCTGCTGTTTGAGCTGTGACTCAAGGACCCAGGATTCTCAGGGGGGCCCACACCCCAGCTTCACGGTGGCCACGTTTCGCCAGGAGGCTTCTCTCTCCACGGGGCCAGGTCACCATGTCCAGCCAGTGGCGGGTGTCCGGGACTTCTGGACTTTCATGTGA